The DNA segment AAAGGGAACCAGCAGCATTCACCACTCGCCTCTCCTCCCCTGGACTCCGGCCACTCCAGCCCACACCACTGTGGGCTGTGGCAAACCAGCAGAGCCTGTGGAAGGGCTCACACTGGTCAGCCCAGCCTCAGCAGGAAAGGCAAAAGCACTGCCACCAAGACGAATGGCTAAATGACCTGTCTGCTGTCACCTCGCTGCCTCCAGgcctgcagcaacagcagcgCAGCTCAGTGCCTGACATCCAGCCCAGCTGATCTTTGGCCACACCAGTGGCAGCCCCattctgccttcctgcctcaTGCTCCAGGCCCTTGCAGGCACGGGAAGGCTGCCCGGTCTCTCTTATTGCTCCCTTATCAATTCCACTCTCAATTTCTTTAGCGATTTATTGCTCCTTTTGCTCATTATCTATTTTTATCTGGGCTCAGCACGCTGCGTACGCCTTAAGGCAGCCTCAGCCTGCCCCTGACctgtgctcctcctgctgctcgaGGCACGAGGAAGCAGCAGACCCAGGGAACCTGGAGAACGTGACCCAGGACAGCCTTGGCCAACGCTGGCAGGGTGGGGAGTGCTGACACGCTCcgcacagcccccagctctgctctgctccctgtgctccACGGGGAGCCCGTTTCTAACAGGCCTGGGACAGATTGCTCTGAACACTGTGCCTTGAATGTAATTGCCTTGCAAAACTTCACTTCTTGTGATGAAAAGATAATTACTTGACAATGCCTCTGTTAACAGCACTGCAGATTACAGAAGTGAGACACCCTGCATCCGTTCCTACCCTTagctattttgtattttcctgtttcccATCTTGGAAAATGAGGGCTAACAGCCTGGGCACACTTCTGTGCGCTCAGGTTCACTTCCAGCTTCTCCCTGCTGTGTGTTTGGTGGGCTGGGACCTGGGCAAGCAGAGAGGATTTCTACAAATACAGTTGTGCTTGCACAATGTCTTATCTCACTGCTCATGTTTGGAAACATTTCTATTGCTCTAACAGCTTAAAGATCTTTTTTATGATTCCTTAAATCTTAGATCAATTTTATATCGACGGGGCGCCTTTAACTTTCAGCAGCTGCACGGCAAATGAGATGGCACAAGAGCCATTTAGCAAGGCCAGCTCCCAGGGGCAGGACGCTGAGCCATGAATAATGGCACATTCCTGTCCCTGTAACTTTCTGATCCACTCCTTGCTGAATAAAATGGGCCATTGCAGCTCTGTCTAAAACACCGAAAACTTTCCCAGGTAATGAGTGGTTTTGGGTTGGAGGGGATGTTTAAAGCATAAAGAAGATGTCTCCGTTCACCTGTGACCTGGGAAAAGCTCAGACAAGCAGGAAATAGTGCCCGTGCCCTCTGTCGAGCTTTGAGCACTGTGCAGAGCTGGCAAGCACAGGACGTGGCACCACACTACCCTCAGGGTCTAACAGGGCTGCTGGCGTGTGCTTGGGATCTCGTGCCTTTGCTTTAATGGTGTTGGAAGTTTCCTCCCTCCCTCGGAGGGGTTGCTGTGACCTCCTGTCCTCCACACTCTGCCGTGAACCCGGCAGTGCTGTTCAAACCCGGCCTGCCCTGGCAGAAGTGGCCAGGGGTAAGCCCGAGCTGCAGCTCCGCACGGCCTCTCTGCCTGCTTCTCATCGGATTTTGCTCAGcctgcaggaaaacaagctCCTCCGGCAGCCGTGCCCGGTACCGCTTTCAGCATCAGCGGGGAGGCTCCCTGGCACGCGAAACGCTGCTCGGCATCGCAGAGCAACCAGAAGCAGACCGACATCTCCCACCTCCAGCACTGCAAGCCCGTCCTGCAGCGCCcggccctgcagagctgcacccCGGCGCTCCCTTTACCTTGCTCATGCCATTTCCCATCGTCTGCAGTACGCGCCCCGGGAGAGGCGGGGAGCAGGTGTCCTTGTCCCCGATGCTACCGTCCGCCCTGTCCCCAGGCGAAGCTGCTCCGGATGCTCCCTGGGAGGGTTTTCGTCATGAAGAGCTTGTTCCTGCGGGACAGCCGCTTGTCACGGGGGGCTCGATTCCAGCACACGGAGGCCAATCCCCCGGCAGCAGCGGGCTCTCCCGGACAGGAGAGACCTTGGCCGCTTCCCCTGAGGCTCCTGCCAAAGCCGaagcccttccccagcacccgCCTCCCTCGCACCGACTGCTCCTTCTTACCGGGAGGAGACAAAGGAGGAGAAACTCCACCTCTGAGCGGTGGTGTGGGAGCGCCGGGCGCGCTGTCTGCTGACGGCCGCCGCTGCCAGCACGGCCGGACAAGGCTGCAGTGtgaagagaagaacaaaaccTTTGTCCTGCCCCATCAAGGACAGTCTGTTTGGCCACGCAGCCAAGCGCCCGGTGGCATGCCCGGCCCTCCCTGTGCCTGCCGTGGGGGGTTCAGGTCCCCAGCTCCTGCGCTGCAGAACCGCAGGCTGGCAGCGGTGGCAGCTCCGTACCCACCTGCACACAGGTGAAATGTCTCTCTTCCCGGGGGAAATGTCCCTTTTGTCCCCACAGATCAGGCAGCACCAGCGGGTGCCAGCACCTGAGAGGCCAGGTTCAGCTGGCAGGTGCCCAGCCAgcaccccggggctgctccctccctcctgcgTCACCCGCACCAGGGCAAAGTCCGGGTCCTTTTGGTGACCTGAGCACTGGGAAGCGTTGGCACCGTCCCTGCAGGGCGCTGACAGGGCTGCAGGACAACCAGGAGCAGGTTGGAGCCTGGCCTGCGCCCCCCGTCCTCAGCCGGGCAGGACTCCCAGCCCCTATGGGAacactgcagcctctgcccccTGTGCCCTGTGGGGTGGCAGCTGTCCCCTTGGTGTCACTGGGGCGGGGGACAACCCCATGGCAGGGGACAACCTCACAACAGGGGACAACCCTATGGCAAGGGACAACCTCACAGCAGGGGACAACCTCACAGCGGGGGTCAACCCCACAGCAAAGAACAACCCCATAGCAGGGGACAACCCCATAGCAGGGGACAACCCCACAGCAGGGAACAACCCCATAACAAGGGGACAACCCCACAGCGCTCCCCCTGGGCTGGGCAAGGAGCCAGGCCAACCCCGCACCCTGGGGACCCCGGGGCTGCGTTAGGGACCCACGGGTTGGAactggggggctctgggggtgACCGGGGGGGACCCCCAGGCCCaagggccccccccccccaggccctaGGCCGCGGGCGCCCCCTGCTGCGCTGCGGTTGCCATGGCGACGGCTGCGGCCTGCGGGGCCTGCACCATGGCGGGGCGGAGGGTGAGGCCGCTGCCCCCCcggccttcctcctcctcctcctcctcctcctcctcctcctcctcctcctcctcgccctctCACCGCCTCTCCTCTCCGCTCCTCTCCCCGCAGGCCGCCGCTCCCCGTGCCCCGAAGAAGCCGAAGCAGCGCCcggcggagcgcggcggggccgggccgggcagcaCGGGCGGCTctgcccccggggccgcccccctcccgcccccacCGCCCtccggccgcccccggccctgTGTCCGCTTCAAGTGCGGCTTCACCGGGCCCGTCCTGGACGTGCTGAGCCGCCGGCCCGGCTGGCAGCAGGCGAAGGAGTAAGCGAGgcctggccccgctgcccccggccctGGGGGTCCCTCTCGCCGCCTCCCGTTCGGCAGCGGCTCCCCGGGGGCAGTTGGGGGTCCCCCGGGGGCAGTTGGGGGTCCCCCGGGGCAATTGGGGGTCCCCCGGGGTATTTGGGGGTCCCCCGGGGCAGTTGGGGCCTGGGCCATGCTGGGTGCCAGGCCCAAAGCAGCCCCATAGCGCTCCCCAGGTTGTGCCCGCAGCTCCTGGGTTTGTGTAGGTTAAAGCAGGCCTGGGAGGGGGGAATCCTGAAATTTTCTCCCCTTCTGATTTTAAAGATGAGGAGAACGCCCCCAGCCCGAGCAGCTCCCCTCTGGTGGAGGGGGtgcggggaggggaggtggcCGTGGGTGGTGGTGACCCCGGGTAAGCGCGGTGCTTTCTGCATGGGGCCTTCCTCCCCAGCGAGGAGGAGTGGGATTTTCTCTGGTGTGATGTCAGTTGGCTTCGGGAGAATTTTGACCACACGTACATGGAGGAGCATGTTCGCATCTGCCACTTTCGCAATCACTATGAGGTAAGAACCCCTCAGAGGTGGAGTGAAACTAGGAGGGTTTGAGGAGGTATTTTTAACTTGTCTGTAAGTTTCCACAAGAAGTGGTTATGACTGGAAATACCTGGTAATGTTTTCCACCGTGAAAACTGGCTTCTCTTACAGCTCTGATAAACCTTCAGAATGTATCAACATCCCTCTGCCTCAGGTAGGGCTTTGCTCAGGATCCTGACACTTCACTTTACCCTGTTCCCAATTTAGTAAGCACCAGCAAGGTCACGAATCTTGAAAATTACAAAACCAGTTGTGTAGGGGATCtagttaaaatagaaaatgcctTCCTCTGTGTAGGTGAGTTTCCTGACACGTTTGCAGGCAGGATCTCCAGTGCATTAGGATTGGACATACGTGTTCTCGTTTGCCCAGTGAAAGAGAGCTTTTACCCTACATACATCTAAGGCTGGTGCATTGCAACAGGTCCTCCAAAAGGGCAGTATTTTGGGGAACCTTATTTCTATTTATGAGCAGATTTAGTTGCAGCAGCTAAAACTTACCATCTCAGAGGTCTGCCCCCCATCCTCTCATGGATGCTGACTTCATTTCAGCAGTAAGGGCTGCTGAGCAGGGTTTGTAACACTCGTCTGTAACCTGCAGCAGTTCAGGAGCCGATACACTTCCAGCTCAGCTGATCTTGCCACAGGGGCAGCAATCTGGGGAGCGGTGGGGCTGCAGTGGTTTGGGTTAAGCCTGCCTGCAGACATGGTTACAGCTGTCGGTGTGGGCAGTTCTGAACAGGGCTGTCTGCTGGAAATGAGTGTGCTGACTGCACTGAAAGGTTACGTTAGAAATGGTAAAACATGGGTTGTAAAACCTGCTCTGTTTAGCTTCTCTCTGTTTGCGCagggattaaataaaaattgaaatcaAGCCTTCTCTGCgacaaagcaaaagcagttcTCAATGATTTCCacgtttgtttatttttttcctgaggcaTATGTGGTGCAGTTGATTCCCCAGATGTCACCAGAAAGATCTCAAGGGCAATGAAAGTGAGTCAGGCTGCATGAGCATCTGTTGAACCTAACCttatatttctctttctacCCAGCTGAGTCGGAAGAATTACTTAGTGAAGAACCTGAAGAGGTTTCGGAAGCAGTTAGAAAGAGACGCAGGAAAGCTTGAGGCagcaaaatgtgatttttttccaaagacatTTGAAATGCCTTCAGAGTACCATTTGTTTGTGGAAGAATTTCGCAAGAAGCCTGGCACCACTTGGATAATGAAACCGGTAAGTGTATGTTCCTCTGAGGAAAGTGAGACAGTGATGAATGGATGCCTTCATCCtgtggaaggagaggaaaatatgCAGGAAATCCACAGGAATAATGGCATGTAGCAAGGTGGTTAGGAGCAGCAATACTTCTGTCCAGTTTCCTGGCCAACACGTACTAccaaaacactgctttttgtGTCACgatttatttcagcagctgaaaaacagcTCATTTTATTTGTAGAGCCAAAGTTAACTCAATGGTGAGGGTATAAAGCCCAGGATTTTTGTGCGTAGGAACAGATTGTGCTCTTAGGGATTGTTGCTATGGGGCTACGGCCAAGTTCatgctctgaaatatttcagttcagCTGCAGGTGTACAAgaaggtgtgtgtgtatgtaggGCAGCTGTCTAATCGGGCTTCTGGTTAAGCAGTATTTTAAGGCAGCTCCTAAAGATGGAGCtatgaaaacatctgtttgGTTTCAAGGAAATCCCACTACATTAGATGTCAGCCCTTGTAAATCCAGCCAACTTACTGAGTGGACTTTAATCTCTTAACGTTCTTAGGATGACAGGAAACTCCACGAGCAGCCTGGAGTGTAAATTGGGGTGGATTTGGTTGGCATTAGCTTTTTTTATGCTCCGCAGTTAGAGACCTGAAGTGTAGCCTCGTGCTCTGAATCCAATTTGTCCCACAAAACTTACGGCTCTGTGGAACTGTGCTGATTGAAGTAACTTCCAATTCAGCCAGCGTCCTTGGGAACCAAGAAAAAACTGTACCGTTTCCTTTACAAATCTCAATGTAAAGCTGAGAAACGTCTTGCTTCTGCCAGTTGATTCAGGCCATATAATATCATGACTATCATGCCATGGTGCGTAATTAAAAATGCACTGATCTGTGGGACTATGAGAGGACAGGCACGTTGCTTTGTGCCATAGGTCTGGCAAGAAGGTTGGGACAGGACAACTTGCCGTAGCTGCGAGTCAGACCCATCAGTAAGGGCatgcttctgagaagaaaatgggaGGTAATTATGCAAACTAACATGTGAATTACAGCCAGGAGGATAGCAGCTAGTGATTATCCAACTCTGCAAATGGGGATGTGTTAATTGTCAATGGAGAACCTTATAttaagctgatttttatgcCCACAACCTCAattaaaatggtgaaaaaaCCAGCATACAGTAAACAAGGATATATGAAAAGCCTGTGATTACAGGGATTTTACCAACTTCTTAAATGAAATAGTTTGTGACTGACCTCAGAAGCtcacaaacaagtaaaaataactCTGGTGCTCGTTCTGTCGGTCTGTGTTCTTGAGCAGCCCCACGTAGTGATGTCTTGGCCTGCCTCCTCCCACGCTTGGGTACCGTAGGTCAGGACGTGCACGGTGCCAGATCCTGGGACTGCAGGAATCTGGACTTCCTTTGGAGGTGTTCTGGGGAGTCTTGCTTCTCAGGTGGCTTATTCAGACCACTTCTCACTTGCTTTTAATACGTAGCACAAACTAGGCTGGCTTCAGGTTTGTTCTGCTCTTGCTTGCCGTAGTTCTCTGACATCTTCCATGACTTCCCCGTTTAATTAAGTTCTGTAGCATACACAAATTTCAAGTGTGACTTAAAGATTCCCAACAACATATGTTGTGTTACTTATATTTCTGCAAGCATGTGACAGAGTTGTTTATTCGTTACTATGGAACTTCCCCATAGGCTGTCTGCCTGCTTTGCCCTTTCCACCAGGAATTCTCCTAGCACTTGTAATCTGAGCGTTTAGCACTCGAGAGCTGTTGTTGGATCCCTTCGTTTTCTCCCTGTCCCcataacattaaataaatacgCTTGCATACAAACAGATGATGAATCAGGTTATGCAGGGCTGCTATGTTGAAACTCTGGGGAACAGCAGGAAATCCTAACGTGAAAGCAAGTAACTGCCTCTCCATGCTGTAGGTCGGCAGGTCTCAAGGTAAAGGAATCTTCCTGTTCCGAAAACTGAAGGATATCGTTGACTGGAAGAAGGTGAGAACAACTGTCTTCTCCTTAGGCAATCTTGTTCTTTTGCTATTCTTTCATCTCCTGTTTTTGCCAATGACTTGTTCTGTCCTCTGCAATATTCCTTCGCTGTTCCCTTGAGTGACAGCAAAGCTTCTCAGAGTGTGTTTTCCCAAATAATTGGATATTTTATCTGGGATCTGACTTCTTAAATGGAGACAGAGCATCCAAAAAAACTGAGTGTATGTGGGGAAAGATGGTGGAAAAACAGTTTCTTGAAAGGGGAAACTGCATGTTGTTTCTCTCACAGGATGGTGGCCgcacagaggagcagaaagATGAAACACAAATAGAAACTTACGTAGCCCAGCAATATATTGAAAATCCATACTTAATAGGAGGTAAGATGCCCATCCAAGCCTCTGCTTTTCTGGTTTGGGGAAAAATTACCCTAACCTACGGGATTCCCCCTGGACAGAGAGGGCACCATAGGTTGTTCTCTGTGCTGAACCATATGTGGCTAACTTCCTGGAGTGACCTGTTCCTGGGCCTGTATGTGACTAAATAATCTGCAGCACCGATATCTGTGGCGTGGTAACTAATTAGCTTGCTGAGGAAATGCTTGTGAGAATGTAGAAATGACTCTGTGAACAGCCACCGGGACTAATTCAATACACAAAGTGTTAAGAATAAGTGTGCTGTCGCTCTCAGACAGATCATTACATCATCATGTGCccaaatattcattaaaagaaTGCAAAGGGATGCTTACTTAAGCTTTGCATTATTTGTCCAGAAACTTGTGAATAGTCATTGACCTGGAATAGTGGTCCTACTGGTGTTCTTAATATTAGATAAATGTTTctgattctaaaaaaaaaaagtatgaatttCAGTCCTCTACCTTTGTGTGCTTATTTAGATATAAACTGATATTGGGTACTTGTAGGTAGCAATATTGACAACtgcattgcattatttttctgtttttcataggCCGAAAGTTTGACTTGAGAGTTTATGTTCTAGTGACATCCGTAAGTGCAAGCCACCGTTACTAAATTCTTACATCAAAACTGGATTTTTCCCTCAGTGCTCAgttgttcctttccttttctcccagtACATCCCGCTGAAGGCCTGGTTATACAGAGATGGATTTGCTCGCTTTTCCAATACACGATTTACTCTGAACAGCATAGATGATCACTGTATCCTACCTGTCCGTGTGTGTGGTAAGGAGGggtaagaaaagaaatgtacagTTTTACTGCTTGGCATTAGATACAGCAGATGAACCTTGTCACTTCTGACACCTGTAGGAttctcctgtcctgctgctgccgctgtTATTCTGTTTCTCCTGTCTCTTCTTCACTGGAAGGGTGGTGTCACCAGATCATGGGAAATGTCAGTTTGACAAATCAGCTAGGAACCCATGCTGAAATGTCAGTCCTGATTTTATTGTTAGTGGTTGAATTTTGGctgcctttccccttccttagCTTCAGAGAATGGAAGGACAGAGTGATTCATGGGATAGCACTATTTGATTTCCTATGTGTCACGCTTGTTACTGTATTGAGTTTGATAGCTTTTACTTGATTAACGCATCTTCCCAAAAGGTATCTGACCTTAATTTGATGGCTTAGGAGACAGGAAAATCCATCACATCTCTCAGTGAAAGTCAGCAGAGTTCAAGCGTGCTCTGAACGACCCAAAGCCGTACCAGGATGGGGGTACAGCAGTCTTGGGTGGGGGTGCACTGGGGTCTGGAGGCACACTTACATGAAGAGCTTCATCCCAGCCAGGAGGTACGTGGTTTGTTCAAGGCAGTCACTCTTTCAAGAGTGCTATTTGGAAAGTGactgctcttttttattttttcctgcaattgTTAGTAAGATATCACGCAGTGCTGTATATAAGCTCAGGTGGCTGCAGCCTCTGATTGCAGACAGGGAGGATAATTAATTAGTACTGAGGCAAAGGAGGATGGCGTAGAGTAAAAATTCAGCATTTACTGGTTCAGTATCTGTGTGTCTTTGATCCTTATCTCTGCTTTATGCCAGATGTTCATCTCACCAATGTGGCAGTGCAAAAGACTGCTCGTGATTATGATCCCGAGAAGGTGAGCACGTGTGTGTTGTCTGCAGACTATTCCCCTGATGCCTGCCATTTGGGCTCTTCTGGCAGATGCGAGCAAGCTGACCTCATCATGCCAGCTGCCATGCTGTGGACATGTGCGGCAGCCACTTAAATGTGCTGCCTTGTCTCCAGACACCCATAAATGTGATTTCATTGATAGGGGAGAGGCTGGGCGAGCGTTCTGCTTTAACTATTGCATTGCAGCCGTCTGCTCATCTACAAGGCTGATGGTTTTGACTTTAATAGCTTTCTGCTCAGAGCTCTTCCGAGCTGTAGATACCTTATCGCTTGGCCCTTCATTTCTAAGACCTCAGTGATACAACAAGGTTAGCACTGCTGCACACAACTGTCAGTCTTAAGCCTCGTGTCTCAAGAGTTggcagctgaaagagaaaataatcttaaatGAGATGTCAGGTTCCTACTGAATCTGAGATGAGGGTTGACATTTGGGAGTAATAGAGGATTGTGTTGAACTTCCCGTTTTTATAGTGTATTCCCTCTTATAAATCTCTCATCTGTATGGAAAGGAGGGTCTCTGCAATACCCTGACAGAAGATAAGATGGTGATTTGCTGTTTGGGAACTTCTGATGGGGACCTGgagacttttttcccccttcccttatAGCTGTACAATAATCAAGCTTGAATTGCTTAACTGCAGCGTGGGGTTAGTGGCCCTTGCCTTCTGGTCTCTGGGTTTTTACTAAGAATTCTTGCTTGGCTGTAGAGACTATGGAGTGATGACTGAAAATCATGCAGATAAAATGTGTGTTCACCCATTGGGAACAGCTTAGTATAATTGTGTTTGGATGTCTCAGGGCTGCAAGTGGATGATTCAGCAGCTCAGGCAGTACTTGACTGCCAAGCATGGAGCAGGATCGGTGGAAGTTCTCTTCGCGGATATGGACAACATTTTCATCAAGAGCCTCCAGAGTGTTCAGAAAGTGATTATCAGTGACAAGCACTGCTTTGAGCTCTACGGCTATGACATCTTGATCGATTGGAATCTGAAACCGTAAGGGTGTTAATGAACATAAAAGGGATTATAGTAGCAGGCCAGCTGCTTTCCCTGTGGTGGTGGGGTCACCTCGAGATGCTTCTGTCTTCAGCGTAGATAGCTGCTTGCAGGCTGGCTACAAGCGAGCCAGTCCAGGAGCTGCAAGTGAAGCATGGAGGGGTTTGAATCGTTTTAAGCACAGGAAgctgaaatacagaaggaatACAGCTGGTTTTGCTCAGAGTGTCAGGGTGCATTAAAAGGGATCAGCACCGTGTGAGTTTGTCTGTAGGATCTCTAGCACGGCATTGTGGAAACCTGCTAACTTGGttatttctgtgatgttttccCCCAGAGTATCAATGTATCACAGCAATTGCTGGAGGTGGGAGGGTTACGATCATCTCTTCTGCTGCGATATACATGAGGAGCAGTGTCCTGTTGGCAATGATAAACGCCCAGCCAGCACCATTAGGCTGCTAGCACTAAAACGTGCCCCTTGTGTTTGTGGTACGCTGGCTAAAAGGTAGACCCCAACTGGAAGAGATGCCTTTTGTTAACtgtggagaagaagaggcttcACAGGAGCTGAGGATGTTTAAAACAACTGAACAAGCCCTCTTCccaaaaaactgaaaacataatttGACTCTATTGAGATATCttttaaattcagcttttaTTCACTAAGTGAAAAATATGACTAAACGTTCAGCTGAAATTCTCAGGTTTTTATCTGCTGCATACGCAACCCAAGTATTGCAACAGCAGGAACCTGAAAGTGCAACTGATTTGTCATTACATGAGCtgagaaaaatagaaacagcaagTAGTACTTCAGAGATGACAATGAAATTGGATAATTCTTTCAGCCTTAAtcatataaaatgcaaatagtACCATAGGTAAGGAAATGTCCCTCAGATATGACTTATGTTGGTGGTGTTCTCTTATGAAGtgtctttaattttattttattttttttaaactgtttcctCTGCCAGCACACAGTAGCTGGCATACCTGTAACAGCCCCGTGTCCTGTCAGCATCAGTCTAATATTTCACATAGCACCACTGGAGACAGCTTTATCTCGAATGAGCAAGTAAATGCAGCTCAGCTGTGGTCCTGGTAGCTCTAATTTGTACGGTCTACTCTGTCCATAGCCTAAAACCGAATTACTGCTTAGGCAGCATGCACATAAACAGCTGGAGTGACTTCAGTTCATTGGGAGACAAATCCAAGTGGTGAATCGGAATAAAAGCCATTGATGTTACAGTGCTTAGAggccactgctgctgtttgctgcgTTTACTTGGCTCTTGTAGGAGAGCTGTTTGAATGCTGTTGTGCTAGCAAACTGCTCCCAGGACACATTTGCATTCTTCCACCAAAAACAGGTTAGTGCTTATTCTGTGAATTACCCTCGGTGTTTACTGCTTCATCTAGAGTTTGGTTTTAACTTGCATGACTTTCTGGATGCTAGagggattttttctttattactattGAGAACAGGAATAGAAACTTTGCAATAAGCTCAGAATGTTCTTTGGCTCGGTGTGCGGTAAAGAGATTTGGGGTTAGATTTCCTATTGCTTCACACTTATTATCCTGCTAGCAGGCAGGAGGGTTATTGCGGATGGACGCTTCTGTTAGATGAACCGCTGACAAAACTGCCTGTTTCCCCCTAAGTTACTCTTGTCTTATCTCCTCAGCTGGCTCCTGGAGGTAAACGCTTCACCTTCCCTTATTGCCAGTAGCCAGGAGGACTATGAACTCAAGTGTCATCTTCTCAAAGACACACTTCATATTGTGGACATGGAAGGCAGGTGGGCAAAGAAGCTTATTACCTTCTAAGGGTTTTTATTAATGTGTGGAACGGGTGGTCTGGTTCTGTCCTGTCTGTTCTTGGCAAGTGATTGTAATGCTCTAAGCTTTGTAACTGTTAAATAACGAATTTCCAGAAATGGAGCAAAGCAAGCAAGCCTGCTGCCACTTcagtggggaaaacaaaacagcccagGGTTGCAAAGGGAATTAAGTCAGTGTTAGAGCTGGGACTTGCACAAGAactctttcagtttcttctgcatTGTGCCTCCCACACCTATCGCTTCTGGAGCAATCTGTTCCAAGAAGCTTGTCTTGCATCACTTTGTGATTGACTTTACAACTGTGCTAACCTCGGATATTAATAGTAGAAAGATGTCCACTGCTTTCAGCTGTTCAGCTCTGTCTCTGACAGGGAGTTTATTCCCGTGCACAGACAGATAATCATTACTCAGGTACTTCAGTTCATGTATTTGATGTTGTAGGCTGACAGGGAAGGAGAAGCGTGTTGGAGGCTTTGATCTGATATGGAACGACGGGCCTGTCAGCAGAGAGGGAAACCTGGGTACCCTGGTGAATGGGAACTTCATGGCAAACACACATCTAGGTACGTACTCACCCAGCGCTGGCAGGTGCCCTGCTCACATCCTTTCCTCACTAAGAGGAGAGCACGCGCCTTTCACTTGAGAACAAGAGAACAGGGAGTGTGGACTCTGGGATTAAGGGTCTAAAAGGAACAAACGTTTTCCAAAAGTGGATGTAAGCAACCAGACTGCAGAAGCACTGTTGAAAACAAGCACATAAATGTAGGGGAAACAACTTTGTTTATAGCCCTGCTTTTCAAGTTTGAAGTCACTGCAGAGTTTTTTCATGTGTCAGTATCGCAGAAAAACTGCTCTACAATGATTGTGGTAACCATTTACCAAGCACTCCCCTAAAGCTAGCTGTGTATCTAACTGTTGTGAAGTAGTACATGGATTCTGAAGTCATACTTCCAAGAGGCTAATGGATCTTAAGTTTATTTTGTAGTGCTCAGTGTGCATACGATCATCACTGCCTGTAGTTCCTAACTAAAAAAACACGAGTACAGCAATTACCTTACCCTTCACAGGCATGAAGAGTAAGGTCATGTGCAACTCCCCTGTTGGTATTTTCATTGCAGGCTGCTATAATGACAGGAAGCAACAACTGAAGCAGCTTTTCAGGACTCTTTC comes from the Aythya fuligula isolate bAytFul2 chromosome 16, bAytFul2.pri, whole genome shotgun sequence genome and includes:
- the TTLL9 gene encoding probable tubulin polyglutamylase TTLL9, which encodes MATAAACGACTMAGRRAAAPRAPKKPKQRPAERGGAGPGSTGGSAPGAAPLPPPPPSGRPRPCVRFKCGFTGPVLDVLSRRPGWQQAKDEEEWDFLWCDVSWLRENFDHTYMEEHVRICHFRNHYELSRKNYLVKNLKRFRKQLERDAGKLEAAKCDFFPKTFEMPSEYHLFVEEFRKKPGTTWIMKPVGRSQGKGIFLFRKLKDIVDWKKDGGRTEEQKDETQIETYVAQQYIENPYLIGGRKFDLRVYVLVTSYIPLKAWLYRDGFARFSNTRFTLNSIDDHYVHLTNVAVQKTARDYDPEKGCKWMIQQLRQYLTAKHGAGSVEVLFADMDNIFIKSLQSVQKVIISDKHCFELYGYDILIDWNLKPWLLEVNASPSLIASSQEDYELKCHLLKDTLHIVDMEGRLTGKEKRVGGFDLIWNDGPVSREGNLGTLVNGNFMANTHLGCYNDRKQQLKQLFRTLSAQQTA